One Sinorhizobium sp. BG8 DNA window includes the following coding sequences:
- a CDS encoding response regulator transcription factor, translated as MTIEQAGNVIGKTLPELPFLPERSLVIIDSRALDRQCLAQSIATHKVDMRVLAFGSMEEWKQKRHEHPPLAAILLNIGGKKVGEPAVSDEIRKMSSDFDTTPVIVLADSDDLVQIMKALECGAKGYIPSSVSIDVCIEAIALALAGGIFVPASSVFAMRQLLESGNTVARPLAGMFTARQAEVVEALRRGKANKIIAYELNLRESTVKVHIRNIMKKVKATNRTEVAYKINDLFPGDVSADGANRLEH; from the coding sequence ATGACGATCGAGCAAGCGGGTAACGTCATTGGGAAGACGTTGCCCGAACTACCGTTTCTTCCGGAACGCTCGCTGGTAATCATCGACAGCCGGGCACTGGACCGTCAATGCCTTGCGCAGAGCATTGCAACCCACAAGGTTGACATGCGCGTGCTGGCATTCGGCTCCATGGAGGAGTGGAAGCAGAAACGACATGAGCATCCGCCACTGGCAGCCATTCTTCTGAACATCGGAGGAAAGAAGGTCGGAGAACCGGCCGTATCCGACGAGATCAGGAAGATGTCATCCGACTTCGATACAACTCCGGTCATCGTACTGGCGGACAGCGATGATCTCGTACAGATCATGAAGGCACTTGAATGCGGGGCAAAGGGGTACATCCCTTCATCCGTCAGCATCGACGTCTGCATCGAGGCGATTGCCCTGGCGCTTGCCGGCGGCATCTTCGTTCCCGCAAGCAGCGTTTTCGCAATGCGCCAACTGCTGGAGTCAGGCAACACCGTTGCAAGACCGCTCGCCGGCATGTTTACCGCACGCCAGGCCGAAGTGGTCGAGGCCCTGCGGCGTGGAAAGGCGAACAAGATAATCGCCTATGAACTCAATCTGAGGGAGAGCACCGTCAAGGTGCACATTCGCAATATCATGAAGAAGGTCAAGGCTACGAACCGGACCGAAGTTGCCTACAAGATCAACGATCTCTTCCCTGGAGACGTTTCCGCTGACGGTGCCAACAGGCTGGAACACTGA
- a CDS encoding sugar transferase, which produces MAPLALAIVGVLALLIRLDGEGAFYSQPRLGKNGKVFKLWKLRSMVPQAELRLEEYLEGNPEARAEWERTQKLRDDPRITRLGKYLRKYSLDELPQLLNVFIGDMSLVGPRPMLPEQRPHYPGTAYFDMRPGLTGLWQISDRNNCTFAERAMHDTRYAAMMSFGADLWILSMTPVAVFKGTGL; this is translated from the coding sequence ATGGCGCCGCTGGCGCTTGCCATCGTGGGCGTGCTTGCGTTGCTCATTCGCCTGGATGGTGAGGGGGCTTTCTATTCGCAGCCTCGTCTCGGAAAGAATGGCAAGGTCTTCAAGCTCTGGAAGTTGCGCAGCATGGTGCCCCAGGCGGAGCTCCGGCTTGAGGAATACCTGGAAGGTAATCCGGAAGCGCGAGCTGAATGGGAAAGAACCCAGAAGCTCAGGGACGATCCGCGCATCACCCGTCTCGGCAAGTATCTGCGGAAGTACTCACTGGATGAGTTGCCGCAGTTGTTGAACGTGTTTATCGGGGATATGAGCCTCGTCGGTCCGCGTCCGATGCTTCCCGAGCAGCGGCCGCACTATCCGGGAACCGCGTACTTCGACATGCGTCCGGGATTGACCGGCCTCTGGCAAATCAGCGACCGGAACAACTGTACTTTCGCTGAGCGTGCGATGCACGACACGCGATACGCCGCGATGATGTCGTTCGGCGCGGACTTGTGGATACTCTCGATGACGCCTGTCGCGGTCTTTAAGGGGACGGGTCTCTGA
- a CDS encoding Wzz/FepE/Etk N-terminal domain-containing protein, producing the protein MSDLDIRFYLSILWRRLPYLLAIAPLAIAIAVAIALSLPPVYRASAKILIEAPQIPADLARSTVPTGAVEQLRILQQRITTRDALIDLATRFNIYGKSEKEPSADDIVKDMRARVKFEQVSLDAFNPVQEATIFNVSFDADTPTMAADVANELAASILSRNLRLRTDRAGNTLQFFNNEVTRLGTDLNRLEAEILAFKTKNKDTLPDSLDFRRSQQSSQQERLIALEREETDLRSRRSSLVATYAATGQLSDSGPLTPEQQMLADLNRALAEQLAIFSENSPNITAIRARIAALQNGMNSNDQKGKDKGGKRSGTVGLELQLSEIDERLQFIVHEKSSITQRIANLTASITATPASETVLNALERNRVNIQNQYNTAIARRADASIGEQIEMRADGGRISLLEAATPPQSKESPKRGRIVAMGGAGGIGLSLALVALLEILNKTIRRPAELVRRLQMQPLATIPYIWTAAELRAARTRRNLAVLSAGAIPATLILIHYYYMPLNLALQKIVTGIGSVGTM; encoded by the coding sequence ATGAGCGATCTGGATATCCGCTTCTACCTTTCGATCCTGTGGCGAAGACTTCCCTATCTCCTGGCAATCGCCCCCCTGGCGATCGCCATCGCCGTCGCGATCGCTCTTTCTCTACCGCCGGTCTACCGGGCCAGCGCCAAGATCCTCATCGAAGCACCGCAAATTCCCGCTGATCTCGCGCGTTCGACGGTGCCAACAGGCGCGGTCGAGCAACTGAGGATCCTTCAGCAACGCATAACGACACGCGATGCGCTGATCGATCTCGCGACACGGTTCAACATCTACGGGAAGAGCGAGAAGGAGCCTTCGGCCGATGATATCGTGAAGGACATGCGAGCCCGGGTGAAGTTCGAACAGGTTTCGCTGGACGCTTTCAATCCTGTCCAGGAAGCAACAATTTTCAACGTGTCATTCGACGCCGACACTCCCACCATGGCAGCCGACGTCGCCAATGAACTCGCCGCTTCGATCCTCAGCCGGAACCTGCGCCTACGGACCGACCGGGCCGGCAACACGCTGCAATTCTTCAACAATGAAGTCACGAGACTTGGCACAGACCTCAATCGTCTCGAAGCCGAGATCCTCGCTTTCAAGACGAAGAACAAGGATACGCTTCCCGATAGCCTCGATTTTCGCCGGAGCCAGCAAAGCAGCCAGCAGGAACGACTCATTGCGCTTGAAAGAGAAGAAACCGACCTCCGGTCCAGGCGGAGCAGCCTTGTTGCTACCTACGCGGCGACCGGCCAGCTCAGTGATTCCGGCCCGCTGACGCCTGAGCAGCAGATGCTCGCAGATCTGAACCGCGCACTTGCCGAGCAGTTGGCGATCTTCTCGGAGAACAGCCCCAACATCACCGCGATCCGCGCGCGGATCGCCGCCTTGCAGAACGGCATGAATTCCAATGACCAGAAGGGGAAGGACAAGGGCGGAAAAAGGAGCGGAACCGTCGGGCTCGAGCTGCAACTCTCCGAGATCGACGAACGCCTTCAGTTCATCGTCCATGAAAAGTCCTCGATCACCCAGCGCATCGCCAACCTCACTGCATCGATCACGGCGACGCCTGCAAGCGAAACCGTCCTCAATGCGCTGGAGCGAAATCGGGTGAACATCCAGAACCAGTACAACACCGCGATCGCGAGGCGCGCAGACGCGTCTATTGGAGAACAGATAGAAATGCGCGCCGACGGCGGCCGTATTTCCCTTCTGGAAGCGGCGACGCCCCCCCAATCCAAGGAAAGTCCGAAGCGGGGCCGCATCGTCGCCATGGGCGGCGCGGGAGGCATTGGCCTGTCGCTCGCTCTCGTGGCACTCCTCGAAATTCTGAACAAGACCATTCGCAGGCCGGCAGAACTGGTCCGGCGCCTGCAGATGCAGCCCCTTGCGACCATCCCCTATATATGGACAGCAGCCGAGCTGCGGGCCGCCAGGACAAGGCGGAACCTGGCGGTTCTCTCCGCCGGAGCCATCCCCGCCACGCTAATCCTTATCCACTACTACTACATGCCGCTCAATCTCGCCCTGCAGAAGATCGTCACGGGCATCGGGAGCGTCGGCACAATGTGA
- a CDS encoding CpsD/CapB family tyrosine-protein kinase has translation MEHVQKPLKEALQFRSSDKLAEQAIQSCSRLGTEALWAGLKPLQLDPEITARNRIVTTSRLDPAHASFDMMRTNILRLMRQNNWTSIAITSPTPACGKTFVALNLAFSLAHQKDCRSLLVDLDLKRPQIGKALGLKNPPSIESYLKGESSIEDVFLRHGDNLAIAGNRQPVQFSAELLQCAETTNVLEEMRQKMSPNVVLFDMPPMLSNDDVTAFLPNVDCAILIAAAEYSTINEIDACEQDLAEKTNLLGVVLNKCQYSPEKYGY, from the coding sequence ATGGAACACGTTCAAAAACCCTTGAAAGAAGCCCTGCAGTTCCGCTCCTCGGACAAGCTCGCCGAGCAGGCGATACAATCCTGCTCGCGGCTCGGCACCGAAGCGCTCTGGGCCGGCCTCAAGCCACTGCAGCTCGATCCCGAGATCACCGCCCGCAACCGCATCGTCACGACGAGCCGCCTGGATCCGGCACATGCCAGCTTCGACATGATGCGGACGAACATCCTGCGTCTCATGCGCCAGAACAATTGGACGTCCATCGCGATCACCTCTCCGACACCGGCATGCGGAAAGACTTTCGTCGCGCTCAATCTGGCATTCAGCCTCGCGCACCAGAAGGACTGCCGGAGCCTCCTCGTGGACCTCGACCTGAAACGCCCGCAGATCGGAAAAGCGCTCGGCTTGAAGAACCCTCCATCGATCGAGAGCTACCTGAAGGGCGAGAGCAGCATAGAGGACGTGTTCCTGCGCCATGGAGACAACCTTGCGATCGCCGGCAACCGCCAGCCCGTGCAGTTCTCGGCAGAGCTGCTGCAATGCGCCGAAACGACGAATGTGCTTGAGGAAATGCGCCAGAAGATGAGCCCGAATGTCGTCTTGTTCGACATGCCTCCCATGCTCTCTAACGACGATGTGACCGCTTTCCTGCCGAACGTCGATTGCGCCATTCTCATTGCGGCGGCGGAATACAGCACGATCAATGAGATCGATGCGTGCGAACAGGACCTGGCGGAGAAGACGAACCTGCTGGGCGTGGTCCTGAACAAGTGTCAGTACAGCCCGGAGAAATATGGATACTGA
- a CDS encoding glycosyltransferase family 2 protein, with translation MESLSGLTEGYLSVPIRANSGRPGGLSVVIVTYNSSPVLPGLLDSLAAGLEGIADHDVIVVDNASQDGSDELAQAHPVGAKVIRMGRNAGYSAGINAATSTIEPTRDVLVLNPDIRLHPGSVALLLRRLSDRSVGIVVPQILNEDGTIAKSIRREPSIATVWSDALLGGNRAARMGVGEMVDDPAFYKTGGNIEWATGAILLISSEARRRIGEWDESFFLYSEEVDYLRRARMAGLAVLYAPEARAVHIGGECATNAFLTALSTTNRIRYYRRLHGPVASAFFRLGVIVNETIRVPLGPQHRTALRAALVGQSNLA, from the coding sequence ATGGAATCACTATCCGGTCTGACGGAAGGTTATCTGAGCGTCCCGATCAGGGCGAACTCCGGCAGGCCCGGGGGGCTCTCCGTCGTCATCGTCACCTACAACAGCTCTCCCGTCTTGCCCGGCCTGCTGGACTCCCTGGCCGCAGGGCTCGAGGGGATCGCGGACCATGACGTGATCGTCGTCGACAATGCCTCGCAGGACGGTTCCGACGAACTGGCTCAAGCCCATCCCGTCGGTGCCAAGGTTATCAGGATGGGACGCAATGCCGGCTATTCGGCCGGGATAAACGCGGCCACCTCGACGATCGAACCAACGAGGGACGTACTCGTTCTCAACCCTGACATCCGTCTCCATCCGGGCAGCGTCGCGCTTCTCCTGCGCCGACTTTCAGATCGGTCGGTGGGGATAGTCGTGCCGCAGATCCTGAATGAAGACGGAACAATCGCAAAATCCATTCGCCGGGAGCCCTCCATAGCCACGGTTTGGTCGGACGCCCTTCTCGGCGGCAATCGGGCCGCACGCATGGGTGTCGGGGAAATGGTGGACGACCCCGCATTCTACAAGACCGGCGGCAACATCGAGTGGGCGACCGGCGCTATTCTCCTGATATCCTCAGAGGCCCGTCGCAGGATCGGCGAGTGGGACGAGAGCTTCTTTCTCTACAGCGAGGAGGTCGACTACCTTCGCAGGGCACGCATGGCGGGCCTCGCGGTTCTCTATGCTCCCGAGGCGCGCGCCGTGCATATCGGCGGTGAGTGCGCGACCAATGCTTTCCTCACGGCGCTCAGCACCACCAATCGCATCCGCTACTATCGCCGCCTCCATGGCCCGGTGGCTTCCGCATTCTTCAGGTTGGGCGTGATAGTCAACGAAACCATCCGGGTGCCGCTCGGACCACAACATCGCACGGCGCTGCGCGCAGCACTCGTCGGCCAGAGCAACCTCGCATAG
- a CDS encoding aldo/keto reductase, translated as MEYRAIGNTDLRASVLGLGTSKLASVSSELTRAAALDLIMTAADHGINLIDTADIYGQGDSERIVGEAIRGKRDRFIIATKAGYRLGRAGVLLAKAKPYLKPLLRPLGRVRALIETARDNAHATNVIRQDFSPEYLTHAVDRSLRRLRTDYVDILYLHDLPLSAARNAESFECLSRMQKAGKIRHVGISPTDDEVLEVAQSNPLIRVIQTDVHPWRTPAAKSGLSSLGKSGRGVVANRVFAPMAVEEWKQKLEDAAQAHGMTTRQLLLNFALQQPYVGSVLTGTISREHLLENIADLSIPRPVPLDDLVP; from the coding sequence ATGGAGTATCGAGCTATCGGAAATACTGATCTCCGCGCTTCCGTGCTGGGTCTTGGAACATCGAAGCTTGCCTCAGTGTCCTCAGAACTTACGCGCGCAGCGGCGCTGGACCTCATCATGACCGCGGCTGACCATGGAATAAATCTCATCGATACTGCCGATATCTATGGCCAGGGAGACAGCGAGAGGATCGTCGGGGAAGCCATTCGCGGAAAGCGTGACCGCTTCATCATCGCGACCAAGGCAGGCTACCGGCTGGGTCGCGCAGGCGTGCTGCTGGCGAAGGCGAAGCCTTATCTCAAGCCTCTCCTGCGTCCACTCGGGCGGGTGAGGGCACTGATCGAAACAGCCCGCGACAACGCCCACGCCACAAACGTCATCCGGCAGGACTTCTCGCCTGAGTATCTGACGCACGCCGTGGACAGGAGCCTGCGCCGCTTGCGTACCGACTATGTCGATATTCTCTACCTTCACGATTTGCCCCTCTCGGCAGCACGGAATGCGGAATCGTTCGAGTGCCTCAGCCGAATGCAGAAGGCCGGCAAGATTCGCCACGTCGGGATCTCCCCGACGGATGACGAGGTTCTCGAAGTCGCTCAGAGCAACCCTCTTATCAGGGTCATCCAGACCGATGTGCATCCCTGGCGAACGCCGGCGGCCAAGAGCGGCCTTTCCAGCCTCGGCAAGTCGGGAAGAGGTGTCGTCGCCAACCGGGTCTTCGCTCCGATGGCGGTCGAGGAGTGGAAGCAGAAACTGGAAGATGCCGCGCAGGCTCACGGCATGACTACACGACAGCTGCTCCTGAACTTTGCCCTGCAACAGCCCTACGTAGGATCAGTCCTCACCGGAACGATCAGCCGCGAGCATCTCCTGGAGAATATCGCAGACCTGTCGATCCCGCGACCGGTTCCTCTCGATGATCTCGTGCCATGA
- a CDS encoding GMC family oxidoreductase, producing MIRRGATVPPGTELECDVLVVGSGPAGTTVALELAGSSIQTILLESGARKESAQSRDLLRGFVTPAGSHEPLEAYRRRQFGGTSNAWGGRCIAFDPVDLEARPWIPHSGWPLPWSELQASYARAATLCEVAKPEFNAETVFPGQQAEMIEGFDGADVITSVLERWGPPTNFAQKYGPLLEKSTNVTVLLNATMTKLRIEPGTRRIKRVEVAIEDSHRFTVRPQRVVLACGGLENARLLLASNDESPAGIGNENDNVGRYYMSHLTGIHSWAKLKDPGQTFRYDFERDNDVYVRRRFWITPDAQRREKIGNVIACFLTPYLDQALEANALASAIFLTKFAIALRRQSSAAEYLRQNKSELMRHVNTMFWRAPTLAPQILQVVKQRYLTKRRLPILLPRKEDLNNRFALYYQSEHMPNPESRVMLRPERDALGTPRLDVRVAFTEMDVKTIVRTHQIIGEQFGKTATGELVVDDAPLEDAVRDQLRHFDSIAHHIGTTRMSDDPKTGVVDRNCRVHDTENLFVAGASVFPTSSHANPTLTIVALALRLVDYLKSTRGG from the coding sequence ATGATCCGGCGCGGCGCGACGGTGCCTCCGGGCACGGAGCTGGAGTGCGATGTTCTCGTCGTCGGCAGCGGACCCGCCGGAACTACTGTAGCGCTGGAGCTTGCCGGATCGTCGATCCAGACAATTCTGCTGGAAAGCGGCGCCCGGAAGGAAAGCGCCCAGTCGCGCGATCTTCTTAGGGGTTTCGTGACGCCGGCCGGCAGTCACGAACCTCTCGAAGCCTACCGCCGGCGCCAATTTGGCGGAACGTCGAACGCTTGGGGCGGACGATGCATCGCCTTCGATCCCGTAGACCTGGAGGCGCGGCCGTGGATACCTCATAGCGGCTGGCCGCTGCCATGGAGCGAACTGCAAGCCAGCTACGCGCGTGCGGCCACACTATGCGAAGTGGCAAAACCGGAGTTCAACGCAGAAACGGTCTTCCCCGGTCAGCAGGCCGAAATGATCGAGGGATTCGACGGAGCCGACGTCATCACCTCCGTACTGGAGCGATGGGGTCCGCCGACCAATTTCGCACAGAAGTACGGGCCACTGCTCGAAAAGAGCACGAACGTCACCGTCCTGCTGAACGCGACGATGACCAAGCTCCGGATCGAGCCGGGGACCCGCCGCATAAAGCGTGTGGAGGTGGCGATAGAAGATTCCCATCGCTTCACGGTACGCCCCCAGCGTGTCGTCCTTGCCTGCGGCGGGCTGGAAAATGCACGCCTGCTGCTGGCATCGAACGATGAAAGTCCCGCAGGAATAGGCAATGAAAACGACAATGTCGGTCGATACTACATGTCTCATCTGACCGGAATCCACAGCTGGGCGAAGCTGAAAGATCCAGGGCAGACCTTCCGTTACGATTTCGAGCGTGACAACGACGTCTACGTCCGAAGACGGTTCTGGATCACCCCGGACGCGCAGCGCCGAGAAAAGATCGGCAATGTCATCGCCTGCTTCCTCACCCCGTATCTTGACCAGGCTCTCGAGGCCAACGCGCTCGCTTCCGCGATCTTTCTGACCAAGTTTGCAATTGCCCTGAGGAGACAAAGCAGCGCCGCGGAGTACCTCCGCCAGAACAAGAGCGAGTTAATGCGTCACGTGAACACGATGTTCTGGCGCGCACCGACCCTCGCACCCCAGATCCTGCAGGTCGTGAAGCAGAGATACCTGACCAAGCGGCGATTGCCCATTCTCCTCCCCCGCAAGGAAGACTTGAACAATCGCTTTGCGCTCTACTACCAGTCGGAGCATATGCCGAACCCGGAGAGCCGCGTGATGCTGCGGCCGGAACGGGACGCGCTCGGCACACCCCGCCTCGACGTGCGCGTTGCCTTCACCGAGATGGACGTCAAGACCATCGTCAGAACGCACCAGATCATCGGCGAGCAGTTCGGCAAGACGGCGACGGGCGAACTTGTCGTCGACGATGCTCCCCTGGAGGATGCCGTTCGCGATCAGCTCAGACATTTCGATTCGATCGCCCACCACATCGGCACGACACGAATGTCCGACGACCCGAAGACCGGGGTGGTGGACCGGAACTGTCGCGTCCACGACACCGAGAACCTCTTCGTCGCCGGAGCTTCGGTTTTTCCAACGAGCAGCCACGCGAACCCGACCTTGACGATCGTGGCGCTGGCGCTTCGCCTCGTCGACTACCTAAAGTCGACGCGAGGTGGATGA
- a CDS encoding ABC transporter permease: protein MKEWRYWLSEQRGSLMGLAIFLLMFSVYIANHPAGLTANVAQTAANKGVLLAFVAMAQALVVITAGIDLSVGMIFVLTNCLASWIVVGSPLETAAGLVGVLVAGMVCGAINGLLVIYGRLQPIVATIATGAVYFGIALLLRPFPGGSVNEDLADALTGRLFGVIPSSLVLLLAVVVVIWLPFRRSTLGRAAYAAGSSEPAAFMSGVPIRRAKFAAYTLGGLLAGMGGLFLTFFTYTGEAAYASGGGYTLWSIAAVVLGGVALYGGRGSAVGAIFGAFAARTTGDMLFVFDVDPLWQPLLQGIVLMIAVSIGAIGLLRIRNRLEWFQ from the coding sequence ATGAAGGAATGGCGCTATTGGTTGAGCGAGCAGCGCGGCAGCCTGATGGGGCTTGCGATCTTCCTGCTCATGTTCTCGGTCTACATCGCCAACCATCCCGCCGGCCTGACCGCGAACGTGGCGCAGACGGCCGCCAACAAGGGCGTGCTGCTCGCCTTTGTCGCAATGGCACAGGCGCTCGTGGTGATCACCGCGGGGATCGATCTTTCCGTCGGGATGATCTTCGTGCTGACCAACTGCCTTGCATCCTGGATCGTCGTTGGATCGCCGTTGGAGACTGCCGCCGGTCTCGTTGGGGTGCTGGTAGCCGGAATGGTCTGCGGTGCAATCAACGGGCTCCTGGTCATCTACGGCCGATTGCAGCCGATCGTCGCGACGATTGCCACCGGTGCCGTCTACTTCGGCATAGCCCTGCTGCTCAGGCCTTTTCCCGGCGGCTCGGTCAATGAGGATCTCGCCGACGCACTGACCGGCCGGCTGTTTGGCGTCATCCCCTCAAGCCTGGTGCTGCTGCTGGCCGTCGTTGTCGTGATATGGCTGCCGTTCCGGCGGTCGACGCTCGGCCGGGCGGCCTATGCCGCGGGATCTTCGGAGCCCGCCGCCTTTATGTCCGGTGTCCCGATCCGCCGGGCAAAATTCGCAGCCTACACGCTGGGCGGGCTGCTAGCGGGCATGGGCGGGTTGTTCCTAACCTTCTTCACCTATACCGGCGAGGCCGCCTATGCGAGCGGTGGCGGCTACACGCTCTGGTCCATTGCTGCCGTCGTCCTCGGAGGAGTGGCGCTCTACGGCGGCCGCGGCAGCGCCGTCGGCGCGATCTTCGGGGCCTTTGCGGCGCGCACGACCGGTGACATGCTGTTTGTCTTCGATGTCGATCCGCTGTGGCAGCCCTTGCTTCAGGGTATCGTGCTCATGATTGCCGTGAGCATCGGCGCCATTGGGCTTCTCCGCATTCGCAACCGTCTGGAGTGGTTCCAATGA